In the genome of Aedes aegypti strain LVP_AGWG chromosome 2, AaegL5.0 Primary Assembly, whole genome shotgun sequence, the window GTAAGTCAAGAAATAAAAGGTTGAATGATAATTTCCACTTCATTCAGATTAATTGCGAAGGAAAGAACTCCTGAATAGCCAAAATACGCCGACTCTGAGAGAAAGGACACAGGCCCTAGCTTGCCGGCATACAGAGATACAAACGGGTCCCTCTGACCCGCGAGTAACAATATAGAGTAAGGGTGCGTGTCTactcaaaatttaagatttgatCACATCACATTTGGGATGGGAACGTGTGCGGCGTTTGAACATCCTGTATCAACGGTTCGGTCATCCATTTCAGTCCTTTTCCTTTTTCCACGATTTTAACATTTCGAAATTTGCGATAGATTGCTAAGCTTTGCTGGACCTCTCCCTCTACCTCCTTGAGCAGGTCCTAATTACTAGTTGTTTGCTATAATCTGTGAAATGCTATCGAGTATGAGATATAAAagataaggggcccagatagccgtagcggtaaacgcgcagctattcagcatgaccatgctgagggtcgtgggttcgaatcccgctggtcgaggatcttttcgtaaaggaaattttctcgattcccagggcatagagtatcttcgtacctgccacacgatatacacatgcaaaaatggtcaatcggcaaagaaagctctcagttaaaaactgtggaagtgctcataagaaaactaatctgagaagcaggctttgtcccagttgggacgtaacgccagaaagaagaagatataaaAGATAATGATGGGGAGGATCAACTCTATCCCGTCTCTTTCCGTTGCCAAAATATTCATGGCTCATAAGTTACTTGAGCGAGAGCTAGAGTGCTGAGAAAAGTATACTGTCATCGGCCAAActtcggtaccgtaaaacggggtaactttgatagttttttcgatgaAAACTTGAATACTTATGCATGCGGTTTCAaataattacaatttatatttttaatacaagtactggcatcctaactatcgattgcagttgatagttTTCCAaacgatttattttgaatggatatatagtttttcatataatcgaaagtcggttttctgttttggggtaactttgataatcgaacaaaattgaatgaattacgtaacatttgtagggcattgcatacctctaggcgtttaacgttatatgtaaatttctgacttagattacaaaaatggtcccagtttgtgaaaatgcttttcactaagagatttgagaccatattcaagttcaatgataactaggctgtcaaagataagtgaccaactattcaaaactacatcaaatagtgatcgtaaaacagattgtttgcaGGGGTtttaaaaatgcgaaaatcgtaacaatttttaatattcgaatataaagccttaaatgttctcgattcaaatgaaaacagcttttacatgaagtgtcatactaatattctttagttttacattcgttttgcttaattgAATAGCAGaatttatgatatttcgtttagtttgAGGTGGGTAAGGCACTATCAAGTTACCCGCATTTTCAAAGagaccccgttttacggtaacaaGTTTAGTACTAGAAGAGGTACCCAGATTGAGCTTCACTGACTACAACGTCTATATTTCATCTTTGTCCTAAAGGTTACCGCTTCCACTTATGCGACGGAATTGAGTGCAATTCATCTTATCTATCccttataacaaaaaaaactgatcaTTGACAGAACGTACATATATGTCTGCCACATTCACATCGAACATTTTATGATGCCATAAGAAAACGCAGAGGTCTTAGGTAAGTATTCAACTGATCAAAATTTCCAgctgttgctaggacgtggccagagcaactcttgTCTGTCGAAGGATGCGTGAATCTAGTCCATTATCCCAATCTAAGTTTGAAAATTCTAGTCGCagcaattttcagaaattgcataAAATATGTTGTACATGTAACTAAGGCAAGATGTGACAACTAGCTTTTTGTaagttttcttcttttttatgaTCTTTGTGCAGCCAGGAATCTGCTGCGCATCGATTTAGATTAAAAAGGAGAGCAGAGCACATAAGATGCCCTAAGGTCATTCCTTGACAACGCTTTTATGCGGACAAATCAGGGGTTGATCCGTTTTAACCACAAGATAAAACACGTATTGTTGAGTCTCTGAGGTGTAACTAGATATGATATTGTACACAAATCGGCACCGTACTTGAATTTTATAGCACTCGTCGTAAATAAATAATTTGCAAATTTGctgtaaaaaatcatcaattttaGTTCATTATTTAATGATATATTTATTTCGGACATTTGgattgaaaaagaaaaattattcaaaaaaaataaatcaaatttatttgatacaacaacacaactttttcaaactGAAAAACAACATCATCCACACATATTTATTAGAATTTGGTTTTACTTCCGTAAAACCATCGTTCACTGAAATCCAAATTGACCCCGTTTTCCCTTTGGTAATGGCTTGTACCACGGTTCTCCCTACGGCTATCGGTCTGGAAATAAAGTGGGATAAATGATAACTGCTCCAAGGTTCGGTTTGCTCCAATTTTCATCTTACTTTTGTATTGGCATATTTTCTATAACTTGTTCGATGATTGGTCTCAGAGCAGGAAACGATAACTCTATTTCCGATGAATCACTAAACATTTCCGTTTCGGTAGCTCCAGGACAGACCGCCACCACTTTGACTCCTGTCAGCTTGAATACCGGCTCCACCTAAAACAGCGAAGTCCTAGTTTTATTGAAACGTAATAAATGAACGTTGATCTCTACCTCACCCCGACCGACTTGGTGAATCCGATTACGCCGCTTTTCGAAGCAGAGTAAACCGCCAAACATGGAAAACCTTCCAAACCAGCCAATGATGAAATGTTCACTATAGTCCCTCCGCGGCCCTGCTTTTCCTTGCTCATCAAATCAAATGCTATCATGGAGCAATTTATTAAGGCAGTCTGTAATAAGAAAAATTCTACTGTTTAATAAACATTGACTAAACATATACTGCTTTTCACAATCATATGACCACCCATAATTTTTGGTATAGACGGATTCCATCTAgaataatccaaaaaaaaatccaaatcgtGCCCTTCGTGCCCGATAATCTTCGATGTGGAACAAATTTTACATATGTTATCAGAATGGTAGAAAAGGTGTTTTCTATACATAATCTGatcattttaagaaaaaaaaaactactaattgaactttaacacttcacttcacatttacaaaagaaaaaaaaaatactaaaaatcactagtaagacgagcaaataccttcaaactagagtgcctgtaaacaagagtgatgtcttgttccagttttgacaggtctcctgctcgattggaacgcaGATTTGTATAGAAATGTAGTTCatcgctgttccaattttgacatggATGCCACTCTTATTTAAATCCACGCtgctttaaggcgaagtaggcattggcgtaggaacaggggggggcaGGGGGCCAGGCTCCCTCCAGAATCAttcagcccccccccccccccccccccccagaaatgtttgatggtaatatacaaaatatgaaaattgaagaaataataATTTACGTAATTCTAACGTGAACTAAGATCTTCTGAATGAATTGACAAATATTCTTCAGTAATTACGTTCTTTTGTTATGTACAACAATCTtgggaaaacctcgcttgtcgtacacaaCATCAGTGTGGCGGTTCTAACTTTGATGAATCGTGCGACATCCGAAAGATTAATCGTCCGGCTGTCGCTCAATTGGTTACCGCAAGAACCAGCTTGTTGTTGtgtgcgataagcgcaatttttcgacatttattttgcaaaaaataccgtgatATTGAAACGCGGAAATTTGGTTCCTTGAATTTGTATTTTCTGAATAATGTTTGTAACCGCTGGTTCCATATTTGTGGCTTGTTGGCTCCTCCACAAGCTTCCTTCTCATTCAACCCACCTGCCAGTGAGCACCTAAAACCTAAATCCGAccctgtaaaaaaatgtgctgaCAGCCTTGCTGGCGGCTGCATCCTTAGTTGTCAGTCAAAATGTGCAGAGccatttgattattttattagCACTCGTTCCAGGCACTCGCACTCACACTCATTGACAGCGGTTTAAGCGAAGATCAAAACCCTACGAGTTAAAAGAGTTGACCTAAACCTTTAGGTCGAAGGGATCAAAATACCAAATGTCAAACTTcgggttttcaaaaaaaatacctatcaaAGATAAAAGGGTCCGAACGACGATGAGAATCTCTCATTCTGTCGAAGACTAGTTCAGATAGTGAAGTGCGCGCCGTATAAAAGTAAAAAGTAGGGTTAGGTAAAAGTTGATTAAAAGTTCTATAGTGTGTCTAATGTTCTTGCGTTTTCTTTATAGTTTAAAGTCCATGAAGTCAAAAAGGACGTTACAAACAGATTAAAAGTGCTTAATTCTAAATTCCTAAATGCTAATAGTACGGTTAGTGTTATTTAGAGTAAAATTGTTAAAAGTGTgttaaattctaattttgttaACTAGCTAAACGATAGGAAGTGATCGAAATCTGCCACTACCAGTGAAGAAAACCtgtaaaaatcaaagaaaaggTAACAAATCTTTTGTAAATAAGGTGTACTTGTGCGAAATTGGATGGGAATAGTGagagaaaaatgacatttttgttggTGTACTAATGATTCCGGTGTAGGTCCGTTACCGGGCCTTTTCTTTTCTTTTGGGACATCCGGAAGcattttccggagatttttgaTTCTCCGCAGGACATCCCAGGGCCATTCGTGCAAGCGATATTTGCGCGCCGTCCGCGAAGCCGAACGCCATCTTGAACCTCAGCGAGGACAATAGGCGCTATACAACGGCCATCTTTCAACGCCATTGTGGAAGCTGGCGATTACAACCGCGTGGCCTAATTACGGTCGCCTTGATCCATCTACCAGTACCCACGAAGCCCAAATCATCTGGCCGGCCGTCGAAGGCCCACCAAACCCAGTACCCCGCCGGGTATCCGTCAGCATCAATCTACCATTCCGTCGAAAACCCACCAAACCCTGCAATCTGCTGGGTATCCGTCAGCATCGACTGGCCACTCCGTCGCAAACCCACCAAACCCTGCATTCTGTTGGGTATCCGTCTACATGAACCGGCCCATCCGTGCCAAAGCTCGAGTCCAGCGACCTGTCAGTGGTTCTCCAGGTCACCGCCCATCGACCGGTTAGAGAACCAGCCAACCAGCATCCCCCGCATCGCCTGCCATCCCCGAAAAACCGCAAGTACaccaaaatgtcgaaaaaccCTCACTAAATGATATGCCCCTGCGTGGGCGAATAAAATGATAGTATGATAAGATGAAATTTTGGTAGTTGGCCTTTTTTAAGAACGCAAGCCCTACATTATACACCCTTTTGATTTCGGATCGTTTTCCGTGCCCAGAAAGGGGTATCCAGGCCTCGATCTAACTAGTCCGCTGTAAGATCTTTACCTTGCATTCGGATCCACTTTGATCATTGGAAGTTTGGGATTGACATTTGATATTCAGAATCCAGCTCCCGCTTAGGTGAGTGCCGAAGGAGTGTTGTAAGTATTTGTGACGTTGCTAATAAGAATAAACGACCCCGTGCTCGACATAATTTCCCACCCACAATTCTCCCACTGAGCAGCCGAGGGGCTACAAATTGGCGCCCAGCAAAATTAAATTAGCATtcgttcaaattttcttcacaaTTTGACCCTTACCGGAGGGGAAGAAAACATTTCATGTTTTAAGCATTTCGTTCTTCAAACGGAATTAAGTGATCGAGTAAAATGGATTTGGAATTCGAGGTTCAATACAAGCGTTTAATGGTACACCATCTAGAGAAGCATGAAATAGAGCATGAACTGGCCATTAGAGCTGTTCAATTTGATCCTACTGAGACCCGATCTGCAATTCAGAGGCGGCTTGGGGATCGGTTAAAGGAGGAGAAAGACAAGGATAAACTTGATTTGGACTTTTTGAGATGCAATGCGTCTATAGATAATGAAATTAAAGTCATTGATACCAATGTAGATCAAATTAGAGCGTACTTGGAGAATGAATTACGTTTTGAAGGATTAAAGGACAGCCTAAAGTCACGGTTGGTCCATTATTTTGCGCGTGTGCGCCGTGCACAAGAGTTTGCAGAAGCCGACGAAGACTTGACCGACTTTGACAAGCTTCTTAGAACAATTCGCATGCTTATGAACACACACTTTTCAATATTCTCGCCTCTACAGTCTGTGAGAGATGAAGTGATGAAAGAAATTACACGTTCAGTCTCGAACATGAAAATGGCAACCCTTGCCAAGACGAATCAGTCCAAGCAAAGAACTGAGGAGTCGCAGAGGCACTCGAGAGACAATGAAAATCGGGGTTCCGAAACGTCCGAAATGGATGGAGAGGACTTGGGTGCAGTTGGTCCCGCTTCGTCTTCAAATCGCGTATTAAAATCGATCAGAGAACCTGCCAAGAGAAACTTGGAGAGTCTCGCCGCGTGGTATCCGTTCGGTTTCCCGCCATATCCCTCGGGATGGCCGTGTCCGGTTGCCAGTCCGGatacaaatcaatcagaaaaaGTTCTGCGAAAATTCTCACTTCAGGATAAGTCGAAGTCCAAACCGATTCAACCGGTGGTGACATCGGAGTCGGTAACAGATTCTGAATCCGTTAGTTCGACATCGTCTTCAGATCGTCCGGTAGTTAGATCGCGTAAAGGACATCGTCGCCGCGAGCACCACAAACGTCGGCCAATCTCCGAATGGAACATCAAATATGATGGGAGAGATAACGgccaaaatttgatgaaattcatCAAAGAAATCGAGTTCTACGCGAAATCCGAGAACGTATCGAAAAGGGAACTTTTCCGGTCCGCTATATACCTTTTCAAGGATCAAGCTAAATCTTGGTTCATGTCAGGTGTCGAAAATGAAGATTTCGGTAATTGGGACGAGCTTATCACGGAACTTAAACGCGAATTCCTCAGCCCAGATCATGACCACATGAATGAAATTAAAGCAATCTCACGTAAACAGGGTCCAAAGGAAAGATTTTCTGATTATCTATCTGAGATGCAGAAAATATTCAACTCTCTTACCAAACCCATCTCGGAAGGAAAGAAATTCGAGATTATAATGCGTAATCTACGTTCAGACTATAAGGGTCACGCCGTCGCGTCTAACATAGACAACTTAGCCGACCTTAAGAGATTCGGGAGAAAACTAGATTCCACTTATTGGTATAAGTACGCACAAAACGCTCAAGATCAATCCACGCCGCGAATGAAAGTCCAAGCTAATGAAGTAACCCGTGAGCCTCCCAACAAATCAAAGCCTCAAACTGGAAACCCGAAACAAACCTTTAAATCGAAGAGTTTTTATCGGTCGCAAAAATATGTGTCTGACGATGAACAGTTAACGAACCAATCGCGGCGCGAAACTCCAAAAAACGCGAATCAAAAGGGAAACCAACAAAACACCAAACCCGAAGAAAATAAAGTAGTTCAGTCATGGGTTGACATTTATGTCCCACCCCCGGATGGAACATGTTTCAATTGCCGGCGTCCCGGTCACCATCATAAGGAGTGTAACGGACCGAGAAACAAATTTTGCCTCAGGTGTGGGTTACACCGGGTTGAAACAAAGAATTGCCCATACTGCAAAAAAAACTACAAGTAGACTGCCTGCGAGGGCAGGTCAGTCATGTAGTACGCCAAAATCCCTCATCAAGAGCCTTATCAGACTGTCTGATTCAATCCGGCTACAGCCGTACCCAAACTTCTGACTATGTACCTATTGGTAAAACCCATCTTGAAGAATTGTTCGTTCGTCTAGAGGACGATGACCGTCCGTTTGTAAAAATAACCGTTTTCAACACTCCGATTATCGGGCTACTCGATAGTGGGGCCCATCGTAGTATTTTGGGAGTAGGATCTCTTAAATTGATCAAGTCATGTAAATTGAGACTGTTTCCGGCCGAAGTCGACTTGGTTACGGCCAGTGGACAGAAGCTTGATGTAACAGGCTATGTTAACCTCCCCATTTCCTTCAATGGGCAAACCAAGTTAATCGCAACCTTGGTTGTTCCTGAATTGAAAAGACGTCTTCTGTTAGGAACAGATTTTTGGAAGGCGTTCGGAATAGTTCCAACGGTTCAATCAGTAGCAGTAGAAGAATTACATTATTCCCCAGACGTACGCCCATTGACGGAAGAACAGCTTCAAGATTTAGATTCCATTAAAAAGCTTTTCAAAGTGGCTGTTGACGGTCAATTGGACACGACACCACTGATTTCGCATCGAATCGAACTCACTGATGAGGCAAAACAGTTAGCTCCAGTGCGCATTAATCCGTTTCCTAATTCTCCAAAACGTCAAGAACAAATTAACAAAGAGTTAGACAGCATGCTGGAAGCAGGTATCATCGAGCGATCGTACAGCAATTGGGCTCTGAGGTTAGTCCCAGTGGATAAACCAGACGAGACGGTACGCTTATGCTTAGATGCTCGCAAATTGAATGAGCGTACGGTTAGGGATTCATACCCTTTACCACATGCAGACAGAATCCTCAGCCGTGTGGGACCGTGTAGATATATCTCCACGATTGATCTGTTAAAAGCATCTCTACAAATTCCACTCCACCCAAAGTCGAGGAAATTTACGGCATTTTCCGTGCTAGGCCGTGGGCTGTTTCAGTTCACTCGCATGCCATTCGGGCTGGTCAATAGTCCAGCGACCTTGTCGCGGCTCATGGACCGAGTGCTGGGGGCGGGTGAACTTGAACCGCACGTTTTTGTCTACTTGGACGACATAATCGTCGTAAGTGAGACGTTTGAACAACACGTCCAACTTCTACGAGAAGTCGCTTCTCGATTGAATAGGGCTAATTTGTCTATTAACATTCAGAAGTCGAAATTTTGTCTCTCGGAGCTCCCTTACCTCGGATACATTCTCACCAATCAAGGCCTCAAACCCAACCCTGACCGAGTAGAAGCAATTATAAACATTGAACGCCCCAACAGTATTCGTGCACTGAGGCGCTTCCTTGGAATGTGCAACTATTATAGGCGCTTTATTGCCAGTTATAGTGATGTTGTACGTCCGTTAACTGATTTATTGAAGGACAAGCCTAAATCCATCCGGTGGAATGAATCCGCAGAAGCCTCATTCGTCAGGATCAAAGAGTTGCTCATAAGCTCCCCTCTACTTGCCAGTCCCGACTTCAGTAAGCCATTTTGCATTCATTGTGATGCCAGCGATACGGCCATAGCCGGGGTTTTAACCCAAGAAAGAGATGGAGCCGAACAACCCATAGCTTATTATTCACAAAAGCTGACTGGCCCAGAACAACGGTACTTTGCTACGGAGAAGGAGGCGCTAGCCGTACTCAAATCCATTGAGAAGTTTCGGTGCTACGTGGAGGGTTCAAAGTTTACGGTAATAACCGACGCCTCGGCCCTCACGTATATCTTACGAAGTAGTTGGCGGACCTCGTCTCGTCTTTGTCGATGGAGTATAGAACTTCAACGGCATGATATGGTCATCAAACACCGTCGAGGGATCGACAATGTGGTGCCTGATACCCTATCAAGAGCTGTTGAAGTTCTCGCACTAGATCGACAGGGGACTGACTGGTACTCGAAACTAatgaaaaatgttcaagaaGAACCTGAGAAATATAAAGACTTCCGTCTTGAGAATGGAGTCTTAAGAAAGCTCGTATCTACTCAGGGTGACACCTTGGACTACCACTTTGAGTGGAAGACCTGTGTGCCCAAAGAAATGCGCGAGAATGTGCTGGTAGAAGAGCATGACGATGCTCTGCACCTTGGAACAGACAAAACGATAGCCAAAATCAAGAAGAAGTACTACTGGCCAAATCTAGCAAATGATGTTCGATCGCATATCCGAAAATGTTCGGTATGTCATGAGAGCAAGCCTGCAAATCATTCACAACATCCGACTGTAGGCTCGCCCAGACTGGCCTCGAAGCCATTTCAAATAATCGCGGTGGATTTTATTCAATCGCTACCGCGGAGCAAAGCCGGAAACGCTCACTTGTTTGTAGTGATGGACGTATTCTCCAAATTTTGTTTACTGGTCCCAGTAAGACAAATAACTGCTCCAAAAGTCTGTGAAATCCTCGAAAACCATTGGTTTCTGCGATATTCCACACCGGAGTTCCTTATTTCAGACAATGCGTCAACATTTTTGTCGACCCATTTCCAAGATCTCCTACAAAGGTTTCATGTCCAACATTGGACGAACCCTAGGCACCACAGTCAGTCGAACCCGGTGGAGCGCCTTAACAGAACCATCAACGCATGCATCAGAACTTATGCCAGGTCTGATCAAAAGCTGTGGGACACCAAGGTTCCCGACATTGAGTGTGCACTTAACACCTCTCCCCATGGAGCAACCGGTTACAGTCCATATCGTATTCTGTTTGGTCACGAAATCGTGGGCCTTGGTGATGAGCATCGTATAGATAGGGACACAGAAGACCTTTCGGATGGGGAACGAGTGGAAAGAAAACTCCAGATAGATCGGTCTGTTTACGAGCTGGTACATAAAAATCtgcaaaaacaattcaacaaaaattcacAATCGTACAATCTACGACACAAAACTTTTGCACCTACTTATTCTGCTGGTCAAAAGGTGTACAAACGGAATTTCCGTCAATCCTCAGCTCCGAACAGCTACAACGCAAAATTGGGCCCCTGCTATCTTCCATGCACTGTGGTCGCCCGTATTGGAACCTCTTCCTATGAACTGGCGGATGAAAGCGGTAAATGCATAGGAGTCTTTTCCGCTGCTGACTTGAAGCCAAGAGAATCCTGAAAATAAAcgtaaacaaaagaaaattctTCAACTTAACTCTCATTGATAcgtatcaaatcaaaacttccTCAATGCAGCTGCGGCCGAAGCTGTACATCGTGTAGTTACACCTGTAACGAAACGAAAACAAAGCACTAGTCATTCAATCAAAAACCGTAAAACGCTTGCACTGTTCCTAATTCGAtccaaaaccaagaaaatagCTCCCTTTCTTGCATGTCTCCCCTCCAACAGGCTGTTGAAAACATGAATGAATTTGGTACCTGAACGGCAGACAATTAGCAGCTTCTGTTAATGTGCGCACTATCTTCCGGGGACATACAATGAAGAGACCTATTTCCACTGCTCCATGATCACTTGTTTTTACTTACCAGCAGTCCAGTTTACAATTTTCCACCTAATTTTGCCAAGTTTTGATCGTAATAAAAACTTTAGCTTCTCCATTATGCTTTTGGTGGGCATTCCGTAGAGTAGAACATTTGACGTTTAAGTGTTTTTGTGTTGGTGAGTGACTCATGTATGTTGTCTTTCCAATGAGTGAAAGAGTTACTCGTGTGGCACAGTGTTGCCAGAAATATCTTTGTACAACTCAAAATGTTTTTGCAACACAAAACAAATATGAAGTTGATTTGAATGTTTGCTCCCAACCCCTTGCGCAgtcaaaatgaatgttttcattcattttgAACTGGGAGGACGGGGTATTTGTAACCGCTGGTTCCATATTTGTGGCTTGTTGGCTCCTCCACAAGCTTCCTTCTCATTCAACCCACCTGCCAGTGAGCACCTAAAACCTAAATCCGAccctgtaaaaaaatgtgctgaCAGCCTTGCTGGCGGCTGCATCCTTAGTTGTCAGTCAAAATGTGCAGAGccatttgattattttattagCACTCGTTCCAGGCACTCGCACTCACACTCATTGACAGCGGTTTAAGCGAAGATCAAAACCCTACGAGTTAAAAGAGTTGACCTAAACCTTTAGGTCGAAGGGATCAAAATACCAAATGTCAAACTTcgggttttcaaaaaaatacctaTCAAAGATAAAAGGGTCCGAACGACGATGAGAATCTCTCATTCTGTCGAAGACTAGTTCAGATAGTGAAGTGCGCGCCGTATAAAAGTAAAAAGTAGGGTTAGGTAAAAGTTGATTAAAAGTTCTATAGTGTGTCTAATGTTCTTGCGTTTTCTTTATAGTTTAAAGTCCATGAAGTCAAAAAGGACGTTACAAACAGATTAAAAGTGCTTAATTCTAAATTCCTAAATGCTAATAGTACGGTTAGTGTTATTTAGAGTAAAATTGTTAAAAGTGTgttaaattctaattttgttaACTAGCTAAACGATAGGAAGTGATCGAAATCTGCCACTACCAGTGAAGAAAACCtgtaaaaatcaaagaaaaggTAACAAATCTTTTGTAAATAAGGTGTACTTGTGCGAAATTGGATGGGAATAGTGagagaaaaatgacatttttgttggTGTACTAATGATTCCGGTGTAGGTCCGTTACCGGGCCTTTTCTTTTCTTTTGGGACATCCGGAAGcattttccggagatttttgaTTCTCCGCAGGACATCCCAGGGCCATTCGTGCAAGCGATATTTGCGCGCCGTCCGCGAAGCCGAACGCCATCTTGAACCTCAGCGAGGACAATAGGCGCTATACAACGGCCATCTTTCAACGCCATTGTGGAAGCTGGCGATTACAACCGCGTGGCCTAATTACGGTCGCCTTGATCCATCTACCAGTACCCACGAAGCCCAAATCATCTGGCCGGCCGTCGAAGGCCCACCAAACCCAGTACCCCGCCGGGTATCCGTCAGCATCAATCTA includes:
- the LOC23687459 gene encoding alcohol dehydrogenase 2 yields the protein MADLEGQNAVITSGARGIGFSIAEQLLKTGVSKVLILDLGEQLDPTKQTNLMTCNPKVEVFYSQCDITDTQRLEKVLRQDAVQWMGSIDIFINCAGIVDEKNPARCIATNLTALINCSMIAFDLMSKEKQGRGGTIVNISSLAGLEGFPCLAVYSASKSGVIGFTKSVGVEPVFKLTGVKVVAVCPGATETEMFSDSSEIELSFPALRPIIEQVIENMPIQKPIAVGRTVVQAITKGKTGSIWISVNDGFTEVKPNSNKYVWMMLFFSLKKLCCCIK